The DNA window TGTTCTGTCTTATTATGCAGCATAGTCGCATAGATGTAAATTTGTACACACAATAAATAGGTCATATTGGTCGAGTTCAttgaacacatatatatatatactaaatcCTCCGACTGGATGGGATTATTAATGAATTGATAGATTTAGATTTCAAAtccttaataataaataaaaggaAGCTTTTATTCAGACATTCAACATCTCAAACATTGGAAACACACGGACGTACGAATCACCACGAACAATGAAACATAATATGACAGATGGCCGGATCAGTCTATGCCTTGAGAAGATAATCATCCAAATCTTGGAAATTCTTGAGAGCAAAATGTTTGAGCAGATCTGGATCTGGGATCTCTTCGCTCGCCTTATCGAACTCACACCACCATTTGACCAAACTGCCATCTCCCTTGGGATTCACAGATAGATTGCCTTTGAAATTCTTGTAAAATTTCAAGATATCTCCATCAACCACAGTGTAACTCACTGTCTTGTTCCCTTCATCCACCGATTCTATCTTTTCTTTGGTGCTTGAGATCTCAGATATTCCTGCACATGCATGCATTAATGTTAAATCAAATTAtagatgtgtgtgtgtgtgtgtatatatatatataagtagcTAGAAGTAGTACTGATACGGTACCTGGAGCAAACTTAACCAAACGAACAGAGCCAACAGATTTGCCGTCGCCTTCGAGAACCTCGATGCTCTCGTATTGCTGAGGGAAAATCTTGGGGAAGAGGGTGCTCGATTCCCTTATGCTTTCCCAAAACTTGTTTGCATTTGCTTTAACCTCAGCTTCCACTTCAACCTTGGAGCCCATTCTTTTTAATATTCGACCTAGCAAGCTACCCTttgctttatatatatatatatatatacatacatacattggATGCTATAAATGATTTCATTCATAATATAGATCCGATCAGTGGCTAGTATTAATTAAGTGAATTCTCTCCAAATGGCAGGTGAAATATTAATAGTGCATTGATTGTTCTGCTACCAACGGCGATCCATCATACATATTCATAGTTAGTTAGTTGTAAGGAAGATGGTGCATTTAATATTTAGAATAAATGTTGGACTACcaacatataatttatatttatatataataaatataggTGGAAGTTAATTGTTTATACATgctaatattttacattttggagtattaaaattaataaatatgaacatttaaataattattttaaattattgataaaataa is part of the Primulina eburnea isolate SZY01 chromosome 1, ASM2296580v1, whole genome shotgun sequence genome and encodes:
- the LOC140802944 gene encoding MLP-like protein 423 yields the protein MGSKVEVEAEVKANANKFWESIRESSTLFPKIFPQQYESIEVLEGDGKSVGSVRLVKFAPGISEISSTKEKIESVDEGNKTVSYTVVDGDILKFYKNFKGNLSVNPKGDGSLVKWWCEFDKASEEIPDPDLLKHFALKNFQDLDDYLLKA